In Aegilops tauschii subsp. strangulata cultivar AL8/78 chromosome 3, Aet v6.0, whole genome shotgun sequence, one genomic interval encodes:
- the LOC109743862 gene encoding uricase, with the protein MAGHFDLQGRHGKSRVRVSRVWRRPADAGGHLFVEWSVAVSVVSDCLPSYTSDDNSAIVATDSIKNTVYVKAKECTEVVSMEEFAVILGRHFTSLYPQVSEAAVTIVERPWERVAVDGKPHSHGFKLGSEKHTTEVTVKKSGSLLINSGIQGYSLLKTTQSGFEGFMRDRYTLLPETRERIVATEVTAWWRYPFEHISQLPSKPFCFTQRYQDVKKVLADTFFGPSDVGVYSPSVQNTLYLMAREVLTRFPDIASVQLRMPNLHFLPVNLGGKENPGLVKFADDVYMPTDEPHGTIEATLSRANSKL; encoded by the exons ATGGCCGGGCACTTCGACCTCCAGGGCAGGCATGGCAAGTCCCGCGTCCGCGTCTCCCGCGTCTGGCGCCGCCCCGCCGATGCCGGCGGCCACCTCTTCGTCGAGTGGAGCGTCGCCGTCAGCGTCGTCTCCGACTGCCTCCCATCCTACACCTCCGACGACAACTCCGCCATCGTCGCCACCGACTCCATCAAGAACACC GTGTATGTGAAGGCCAAGGAGTGCACGGAGGTGGTGTCCATGGAGGAATTCGCGGTCATCCTCGGGAGGCATTTCACCTCACTGTACCCGCAG GTCTCAGAGGCTGCAGTGACAATCGTGGAGCGCCCATGGGAGCGTGTGGCTGTGGACGGGAAGCCCCATTCGCATG GGTTCAAACTTGGTTCTGAAAAGCACACCACAGAGGTCACGGTGAAGAAGTCTGGAAGCCTGCTTATAAATTCTGGGATACAAGGATACTCCCTGCTAAAGACAACTCAG TCTGGATTTGAAGGATTCATGAGGGACCGCTACACTCTTCTTCCTGAAACAAGAGAAAGAATTGTAGCAACAGAAGTAACTGCTTGGTGGAG GTATCCGTTCGAGCATATTTCCCAGCTTCCGTCAAAGCCATTTTGCTTCACACAAAGATACCAGGATGTAAAGAAGGTTCTTGCAGACACATTCTTTGGTCCTTCTGATGTTGGTGTATATAGTCCATCCGTGCAGAATACATTATACCTCATGGCTAGGGAAGTTCTTACCAG GTTCCCAGACATAGCATCCGTTCAGCTTAGGATGCCAAACCTCCACTTTCTTCCCGTGAACCTAGGGGGGAAAGAAAATCCAGGATTGGTGAAG TTTGCTGATGATGTGTACATGCCGACTGACGAGCCGCATGGAACCATCGAAGCAACGTTGAGCCGTGCCAACTCAAAGCTGTAA